One stretch of Armigeres subalbatus isolate Guangzhou_Male chromosome 2, GZ_Asu_2, whole genome shotgun sequence DNA includes these proteins:
- the LOC134218508 gene encoding unconventional myosin-Va isoform X2, whose protein sequence is MSSTELYVKDARVWIPHTENVWQGAVVLCDYKEGDRTLELITDRKEKHTVQLKSPSDFPHLRNPAILIGQNDLTALSYLHEPDVLYNLEVRFCDRHNIYTYCGIVLVAINPYAELPLYGADLIRAYRGHSMGELEPHIFAVAEEAYAKLEREKCDISIIVSGESGAGKTVSAKYAMRYFAAVGGSESETQIEKKVLASSPIMEAIGNAKTTRNDNSSRFGKFTKLLFTNNLSMMSLTGGTMQTYLLEKSRVVFQAPGERNYHIFYQLCAARQQWPELMLDHQDKFHFLNQGRSPDIARVSDEDQFRETINAFKILGFDDGEINGIMKVLAAVLHLGNVEFTHKYKKQSQEVDQEACSVASDDLHVNIFSDILKLDRDELRKWLITRQIESINESVLIPQSKAQSEAARDALAKHIYAEMFQYIVQKINRNLAGGKKQNCFIGVLDIYGFETFDVNSFEQFCINYANEKLQQQFNQHVFKLEQEQYLKEGIEWKMIDFYDNQPCIDLIEAKLGILDLLDEECRMPRGSDESWVGKLLEKCGKYKHFDKPRFGTSAFLIKHFSDTVQYESHGFLEKNRDTVSKELVNVLRLSSMKLCHKLMTAAEESPQPDAGDTGKSGVKLVISAAKSQPMTQKQQRKTVGSQFRESLTLLITTLHNTTPHYVRCIKPNDDKAAFRWEAPKIVQQLRACGVLETVRISAAGFPSRWTYEDFYDRYRLLCKRVQIVDWNVKATCGNIVRNWLTDTDKYRLGNTQIFFRAGQVAYLEQLRSDLRKKHIIKVQSLIRRFICRNKYLRLKRTALGLQRHARGMLARKRADDLRKNRAAITIQRYVRGWLQRTKYQRIRRTVRGLQTYIRGMLARRKFKLLLDNYKATQIQRFCRGYLARQRTKQRLAGIIKCQATIRRFLARRMFKRMKAEARTISHIQKMYKGLENKIIELQQRYDQISKENSALKKQNADIPEMRQKMVAMKRQENDLKALKLQLEQKDEKLLVVIKQLENERDEKMILLEEKQKEEEDRIKERAAMEQDLTKMREQVNEINDVTKLERDRLLSQADSKEIHVAYQRMVVDKHQLENENSNLRNEVRRLQHIISNSHELKTHSRSVSNASSTNEEDYGYNSGKNTLEIRRSPQSCEGEINNNLKRNNSNVSTSGPSVVLSPILGRLPSVVAPVSNGPVSIGSPPVSMGNVSSQSSISEVPLRTLPKDNSLDFERLLNKTPLESFSLLQDHSTPNTTESPEKDQTAIILKMRKLFEEEKSKSDQLRKEIARFRKSASFSTEDSIRASELEVEIEKLRQDYNLLRNSIKRGVEDRELEAQHIALQQELQRRRDECISLKAVLAQQSHSLRTLGQSQVNPNGDSSLRIHDDTELMEAFQAQKLVNRQLESELRAMMDASNETLIENSKVIEALRKEVQELQTIMQDGLDNVNDDNLETLRKSDQYLRHELRKSTAAYVELQEQMNELLARNHELSKKITILSNRLRDNGLNDSILMNEEFQSMVIVKKKTQSYQAILKYRHEDENKIIQRLVTDLKPRTAVTLMPSLPAYVVFMCIRYTDSVNTDDHVRSLLTRFLQTIKRLYKLPNVVEVRVMWLVNTLTLHHLLKQFGGYADYMKYNTEEQNQQQLKNFDLSEYRQVIYELIILMHGVLLRQVQESIKKFIVPAILDHDETARGKNRGRTMSLDTSPEQSREPKSLVQQLDIFYKHLISFGMESQYIEQICKQLMYYICAVAVNNLMLRGDLCMWKTGMKIRYNVGCLEGWVEKTYMDREVIKPLDPLIQISRILQARKSEEDVSTLLELSTCLTTAQILKIIKSYTADDCEQEIKPVFIEKLAKQLNESQERSSQNETDTYMMDEEIVSPLVVVYKYSEVNLKEIDIPQELNLEGLVTKI, encoded by the exons GACGCTCGCGTCTGGATCCCACACACAGAAAATGTCTGGCAGGGTGCGGTGGTGCTTTGCGATTACAAAGAAGGCGACAGAACGTTGGAGCTGATCACAGACCGTAAGGAGAAGCACACGGTGCAGCTCAAATCACCCAGCGATTTTCCCCATCTGCgtaacccagccatcctcatcGGACAGAATGATCTCACGGCGCTGTCCTATCTGCACGAACCGGATGTCCTGTACAATCTGGAAGTTCGCTTCTGCGATCGTCATAACATCTATACCTACTGCGGTATCGTCCTGGTGGCGATCAACCCGTATGCGGAACTCCCGCTTTACGGGGCGGATCTCATACGGGCCTATCGGGGACACTCGATGGGCGAACTGGAACCACATATATTTGCCGTGGCGGAAGAAGCTTACGCTAAGCTCGAGCGAGAAAAGTGTGATATTAGTATTATTGTTAGTGGTGAGTCTGGGGCGGGAAAGACCGTATCGGCTAAGTATGCTATGCGATACTTTGCCGCGGTCGGCGGTAGTGAATCGGAAACGCAAATCGAGAAGAAAGTGTTGGCTAGCAGTCCGATCATGGAAGCGATTGGGAATGCAAAAACTACGCGGAATGACAACAGCTCTCGGTTCGGAAAGTTTACCAAATTGTTGTTTACGAACAACCTCTCGATGATGTCGCTAACCGGTGGGACGATGCAAACGTATCTACTAGAAAAGTCGCGAGTTGTGTTTCAGGCTCCTGGTGAGCGAAACTATCACATATTCTATCAGTTGTGCGCGGCGCGGCAGCAGTGGCCCGAACTGATGCTGGATCATCAGGATAAGTTCCACTTTTTGAATCAGGGTCGGTCGCCGGATATTGCGCGAGTGTCAGATGAGGATCAGTTCCGGGAAACGATAAATGCGTTCAAAATATTAGGGTTCGATGATGGGGAGATCAACGGTATCATGAAAGTGTTAGCTGCAGTACTGCATTTAGGTAACGTCGAGTTTACGCATAAATACAAGAAACAATCGCAGGAAGTGGACCAGGAGGCGTGCAGCGTGGCG TCCGACGATCTGCACGTGAATATATTCAGCGACATCCTAAAGCTGGACAGGGACGAACTGCGAAAATGGCTCATCACCCGTCAAATCGAGTCCATCAACGAATCCGTGTTGATTCCTCAGAGTAAGGCCCAGTCCGAAGCAGCCCGAGATGCTCTTGCCAAACACATCTACGCGGAGATGTTTCAGTACATCGTTCAAAAAATCAACCGTAATCTGGCGGGTGGTAAAAAGCAGAACTGCTTTATCG GCGTACTGGACATCTATGGTTTCGAAACGTTCGACGTGAACTCGTTCGAACAGTTCTGCATAAATTACGCAAACGAGAAGCTACAGCAGCAGTTCAATCAGCATGTCTTCAAGCTAGAACAGGAACAGTACCTGAAAGAGGGAATCGAGTGGAAGATGATCGATTTCTATGACAATCAACCGTGTATCGATCTGATCGAGGCCAAGCTGGGCATCCTGGACCTGCTAGACGAGGAATGCCGGATGCCTCGGGGGTCTGACGAGTCCTGGGTGGGGAAACTACTGGAGAAGTGCGGCAAATACAAGCACTTCGACAAGCCTCGGTTTGGGACGAGTGCATTTTTGATAAAGCATTTTTCGGACACGGTCCAGTACGAATCGCATGGGTTTCTGGAGAAGAATCGGGACACAGTCTCGAAGGAGCTAGTGAATGTGCTGCGGCTGTCGAGTATGAAGTTGTGCCATAAGCTGATGACCGCGGCGGAAGAATCGCCACAACCGGATGCTGGAGATACGGGGAAGTCCGGCGTGAAGCTGGTGATAAGTGCCGCCAAGAGTCAG CCAATGACCCAGAAGCAACAGAGGAAAACAGTCGGTTCGCAATTCCGGGAGAGTTTGACGCTACTTATTACAACACTTCACAACACGACGCCACATTACGTCCGATGTATTAAG CCAAACGATGATAAGGCCGCTTTTCGATGGGAAGCTCCAAAAATCGTGCAACAGCTGAGGGCGTGCGGGGTTCTCGAAACAGTTCGCATTTCGGCGGCCGGTTTCCCATCCCGGTGGACGTACGAGGATTTCTACGACCGCTATCGGTTGCTCTGCAAACGCGTCCAAATCGTAGACTGGAACGTTAAGGCCACGTGTGGCAACATTGTACGCAACTGGCTGACCGACACGGACAAATATCGACTAGGCAACACGCAAATCTTCTTCCGTGCCGGTCAGGTCGCTTATCTGGAACAGTTGCGTAGCGATCTGCGCAAGAAGCACATCATCAAGGTACAGTCGCTGATAAGAAGATTTATTTGTCGGAACAAATATCTCCGACTGAAGCGCACTGCACTGGGGTTGCAGCGACACGCCAGAGGCATGTTGGCTAGAAA GAGGGCGGATGATCTTCGAAAGAATCGAGCGGCTATCACTATCCAACGCTATGTTCGCGGCTGGTTGCAGCGCACTAAGTATCAACGAATCCGTAGAACGGTACGTGGACTGCAGACCTATATTCGTGGAATGCTAGCACGGCGGAAGTTCAAGCTGTTGCTGGACAACTACAAGGCTACTCAGATTCAGCGATTCTGCCGAGGATATTTGGCACGCCAACGAACCAAACAGCGGCTGGCTGGTATAATCAAGTGCCAAGCAACGATACGCCGATTCTTGGCTCGTCGTATGTTCAAACGCATGAAGGCAGAAGCCCGTACTATATCCCACATTCAAAAAATGTACAAAGGTCTGGAAAATAAGATTATCGAACTTCAACAACGTTACGATCAGATTTCGAAGGAGAATTCCGCTTTGAAGAAGCAGAATGCCGACATACCGGAAATGCGTCAGAAAATGGTTGCTATGAAGCGACAAGAAAACGACCTGAAGGCGTTGAAACTACAGTTGGAACAAAAGGACGAAAAGCTACTTGTGGTGATCAAACAGTTGGAGAACGAACGCGATGAGAAGATGATCTTGCTGGAAGAGAAacagaaggaagaggaagaccGAATAAAAGAACGGGCGGCTATGGAACAAGACCTCACTAAAATGCGTGAGCAGGTCAATGAGATCAACGACGTCACGAAACTGGAACGAGATCGACTGCTTTCGCAAGCTGACTCCAAAGAGATTCATGTGGCTTATCAACGGATGGTCGTAGATAAGCATCAGCTAGAAAACGAGAACAGTAATTTGCGGAACGAAGTACGTCGGTTACAGCACATCATCAGCAATTCGCACGAGCTGAAAACCCACTCCCGGTCGGTGAGCAACGCCTCCAGTACCAACGAAGAAGACTATGGTTACAATTCGGGTAAAAATACGCTGGAGATTCGACGATCGCCACAATCATGCGAAGGTGAAATTAATAACAATTTGAAACGAAATAACAGCAATGTTAGTACGAGTGGTCCCAGTGTCGTGCTTTCTCCCATATTAGGAAGGTTACCTTCGGTAGTTGCCCCAGTTAGCAACGGTCCTGTATCCATTGGTAGTCCGCCCGTATCAATGGGTAATGTTTCTAGTCAAAGTAGTATAAGTGAGGTGCCTCTACGAACGCTTCCAAAAGATAATTCGCTAGACTTCGAGCGGTTGTTAAATAAGACTCCATTGGAGTCGTTCAGTCTGCTGCAAG ATCATTCTACACCCAACACAACGGAATCACCGGAAAAAGATCAAACAGCCATAATCCTAAAGATGCGTAAGCTCTTCGAGGAAGAGAAATCCAAAAGCGATCAACTTCGCAAAGAGATTGCTCGATTCCGCAAGAGTGCGTCCTTCAGCACGGAGGACTCAATCCGCGCCTCGGAACTGGAGGTGGAAATTGAAAAACTACGCCAAGACTACAACCTGCTGAGAAACAGCATCAAACGCGGTGTCGAAGACCGTGAACTAGAGGCACAACATATCGCCCTGCAGCAGGAGCTGCAACGGCGACGAGACGAGTGTATTTCGCTGAAGGCCGTCCTGGCACAGCAGAGCCATTCGTTGAGGACACTGGGACAGTCGCAAGTCAATCCGAATGGCGACTCGAGCTTACGGATTCACGATGATACCGAGCTTATGGAAGCATTCCAAGCGCAGAAGCTGGTAAACAGGCAGCTGGAATCGGAACTACGTGCGATGATGGATGCAAGCAATGAAACCCTGATCGAGAACAGTAAGGTAATTGAAGCACTCCGAAAGGAGGTTCAAGAATTGCAGACGATCATGCAAGACGGACTCGATAACGTGAATGACGATAATCTGGAAACATTACGGAAAAGTGATCAGTACTTGAGGCATGAGCTGAGAAAATCTACAGCTGCTTACGTGGAATTGCAGGAACAGATGAACGAATTGCTGGCAAGGAACCATGAACTTTCGAAGAAGATCACCATTCTATCGAATCGGTTACGAGATAATGGACTGAACGATTCTATCTTAATGAACGAAGAGTTCCAGTCGATGGTTATTGTAAAGAAGAAAACACAGTCGTATCAAGCCATACTGAAATATCGGCACGAGGATGAGAACAAGATCATTCAACGATTAGTGACGGACTTAAAACCAAGAACTGCTGTGACGTTGATGCCAAGTTTGCCGGCCTATGTGGTGTTCATGTGCATAAGATACACCGATTCGGTTAATACGGATGATCACGTGCGATCTCTACTGACGAGGTTTTTGCAGACAATCAAACGGTTGTACAAGCTGCCCAACGTTGTCGAAGTTCGAGTCATGTGGCTAGTCAATACCCTCAC CCTTCACCATCTGCTGAAACAATTCGGTGGCTATGCGGATTACATGAAGTACAACACCGAGGAGCAGAATCAGCAGCAGCTGAAGAACTTCGACCTGTCCGAGTACCGGCAAGTGATCTACGAGTTGATCATCCTGATGCATGGCGTTCTGCTGCGACAGGTACAGGAATCGATCAAGAAGTTTATCGTACCTGCCATCCTGGACCACGATGAAACGGCCCGGGGCAAGAATCGAGGTCGGACGATGTCGCTGGATACGTCGCCGGAGCAGAGTCGGGAACCGAAGTCTTTGGTACAGCAGTTGGACATTTTCTACAAACATTTGATCAGTTTCGGCATGGAGAGTCAGTACATCGAGCAGATTTGCAAACAG